The window TGACCCCGACGCCGCGGAAGAAATGGCCGAGCCGGGCGCCGAGCGGGGCGCCGCCGGAGATCGCGTCCCGGCAGCGTCCGCCGAGCGCGGCCCGCAGCTTGCGGTAGACCAGCCGGTCGAAGACGCGGTGCTGCATCCGCAGCGGCAGGCCCGGTCCGCCGGGGGAGTCCAACGCCTCGCTGTACGCGATCGCCACCCGCTCGGCCCGCGCGAAGATCGCACTCTTGCCCTCGGCCGCGGCCTTCTGGGCGGCGCCGTTGTAGACCTTCTCGAACACCCGGGGCACCGAGAGGACGAACGTCGGGCGGAATGCCTGCAGCTCGTTGACCAGGTTCTTCGGGTCGGAACTGTGCGCCAGGGTGGCACGGGCGTAGATCACACCGACCTGGATCAGCCGGGCGAACGAGTGCGCCAGCGGCAGGAACAGCAGCGTGGAGGCGCCCTCGTTGAACAGGTGCGGGAGCACCGCCACCGCGTTGGCGGCGTCGGCGTACAGGTTGCGGTGGGTCAGCAGGCAGCCCTTGGGGCGCCCGGTGGTACCGCTGGTGTAGATGATCGTGGCGAGATCGTCGGCCTTGACGCCGCGCCGACGGGTCTCGACCTCGGCGGGGTCGATCCGGCCGCCCTCGCCGACCAGCGCGTCCAGGTCGTCGGTCTCGATCTGCCAGACCTGCTTCAGGGCGGGCACCTGGTCCCGGACGCCGGTCAGCAGCAGGGCGTGCGCGGTGGTCTCCACCACGCAGGCCACCGCGCCGGAGTCGGCGAGGATCCAGGCCACCTGTTCGGCGCTGGAGGTCTCGTAGATCGGCACGGTCACCGCGCCGGCCGCCCAGATGGCGTAGTCGAGCAGGGTCCACTCGTACCGGGTCTTGCTCATCAGGCCGATCCGGTCACCGGGGGCGATACCGGCCGCGATCAGGCCGCGGGCGACCGAGACCACCTCGTCGCGGAACTGCCGGGTGGTGATCTCGGTCCAACCGTCCCGGCCACCCGCCGTCGGCGTGTCGGCCGTGCCCCGGGTACGGCGGGCGAACTGGATCGCGTCCGGGGCCACCTCGGCGTTGTCCCAGACCGTGTCGGTCAGGTTCGCCGTGTCGCCGATGGTCGCGACGGGTGGGACGGAGAACTCGCGCACCTGCACTCCTTCGTGCTCGTAC of the Micromonospora sp. NBC_01796 genome contains:
- a CDS encoding AMP-dependent synthetase/ligase gives rise to the protein MREFSVPPVATIGDTANLTDTVWDNAEVAPDAIQFARRTRGTADTPTAGGRDGWTEITTRQFRDEVVSVARGLIAAGIAPGDRIGLMSKTRYEWTLLDYAIWAAGAVTVPIYETSSAEQVAWILADSGAVACVVETTAHALLLTGVRDQVPALKQVWQIETDDLDALVGEGGRIDPAEVETRRRGVKADDLATIIYTSGTTGRPKGCLLTHRNLYADAANAVAVLPHLFNEGASTLLFLPLAHSFARLIQVGVIYARATLAHSSDPKNLVNELQAFRPTFVLSVPRVFEKVYNGAAQKAAAEGKSAIFARAERVAIAYSEALDSPGGPGLPLRMQHRVFDRLVYRKLRAALGGRCRDAISGGAPLGARLGHFFRGVGVTVLEGYGLTETSPAVAANLVTAIRIGTVGRPLPGVSVRIADDGEILVKGEIVFQGYWNNPEATAEALDEDGWFHSGDLGNLDGDGFVSITGRKKEIIVTAGGKNVAPAVLEDRVRAHPLISHCVVVGDRRPFIAALVSIDEDAWPKWLAEHGHPTETPVADLREDPALTADVQSAIDDANKAVSAAESIKKFRILPRDLTEATGELTPSLKVKRAVVHQTYAAEIAAIYGD